One genomic region from Ovis canadensis isolate MfBH-ARS-UI-01 breed Bighorn chromosome 6, ARS-UI_OviCan_v2, whole genome shotgun sequence encodes:
- the PCDH7 gene encoding protocadherin-7 isoform X7, translating into MLRMRTMGWARAWCLGCCLLLPLSLSLAAAKQLLRYRLAEEGPADVRIGNVASDLGIVTGSGEVTFSLESGSEYLKIDNLTGELSTSERRIDREKLPQCQMIFDENECFLDFEVSVIGPSQSWVDLFEGRVIVLDINDNTPTFPSPVLTLTVEENRPVGTLYLLPTATDRDFGRNGIERYELLQEPGGGGGGGGGEGRRAGPADSAPYPGGGGNGGSGGGPGGSKRRLDAPEGGGGTSPGGRSSVFELQVADTPDGEKQPQLIVKGALDREQRDSYELTLRVRDGGDPPRSSQAILRVLITDVNDNSPRFEKSVYEADLAENSAPGTPILQLRAADLDVGVNGQIEYVFGAATESVRRLLRLDETSGWLSVLHRIDREEVNQLRFTVMARDRGQPPKTDKATVVLNIKDENDNVPSIEIRKIGRIPLKDGVANVAEDVLVDTPIALVQVSDRDQGENGVVTCTVVGDVPFQLKPASDTEGDQNKKKYFLHTSAPLDYETTREFNVVIVAVDSGSPSLSSNNSLIVKVGDTNDNPPVFGQSVVEVYFPENNIPGERVATVLATDADSGKNAEIAYSLDSSVMGIFAIDPDSGDILVNTVLDREQTDRYEFKVNARDKGIPVLQGSTTVIVQVADKNDNDPKFMQDVFTFYVKENLQPNSPVGMVTVMDADKGRNAEMSLYIEENSNIFSIENDTGTIYSTMSFDREHQTTYTFRVKAVDGGDPPRSATATVSLFVMDENDNAPTVTLPRNISYTLLPPSSNVRTVVATVLATDSDDGINADLNYSIVGGNPFKLFEIDSTSGVVSLVGKLTQKHYGLHRLVVQVNDSGQPSQSTTTLVHVFVNESISNATVIDSQIARSLHTPLTQDIAGDPSYEISKQRLSIVIGVVAGIMTVILIILIVVMARYCRSKNKNGYEAGKKDHEDFFTPQQHDKSKKPKKDKKNKKSKQPLYSSIVTVEASKPNGQRYDSVNEKLSDSPSMGRYRSVNGGPGSPDLARHYKSSSPLPTVQLHPQSPTAGKKHQAVQDLPPANTFVGAGDNISIGSDHCSEYSCQTNNKYSKQVDTVQTTKPPGHIEESCKMNVCARK; encoded by the coding sequence atGCTGAGGATGCGGACCATGGGATGGGCGCGCGCCTGGTGTCTGGGCTGCTGTCTCCTCTTGCCGCTTTCGCTCAGCCTAGCGGCCGCCAAGCAACTCCTCCGGTACCGACTGGCCGAGGAGGGCCCAGCAGACGTCCGCATCGGCAACGTCGCCTCGGACTTGGGCATCGTGACCGGCTCCGGTGAGGTGACTTTCAGCCTCGAGTCGGGCTCAGAGTACCTGAAGATCGACAATCTCACCGGCGAGCTGAGTACGAGCGAGAGGCGCATCGACCGCGAGAAACTGCCCCAGTGTCAGATGATCTTCGACGAGAACGAGTGCTTCTTGGACTTCGAGGTGTCGGTGATCGGGCCCTCGCAGAGCTGGGTGGACCTGTTCGAGGGTCGGGTCATCGTGCTCGACATCAACGACAACACGCCCACCTTCCCGTCACCCGTGCTCACGCTCACGGTGGAGGAGAACCGGCCGGTGGGCACTCTCTACCTGCTGCCCACCGCCACCGACCGCGACTTCGGCCGCAATGGCATTGAGCGCTACGAGCTGCTACAGGAgcccgggggcggcggcggcggcggcggcggcgagggcCGGCGCGCCGGGCCTGCCGACAGCGCCCCCTACCCTGGGGGCGGCGGGAACGGCGGGAGCGGCGGCGGCCCCGGGGGCTCCAAGAGGAGGCTGGACGCTCCAGAAGGCGGCGGCGGGACCAGCCCCGGCGGACGCAGCAGCGTGTTCGAACTGCAGGTGGCCGACACCCCGGATGGCGAAAAGCAGCCGCAACTGATCGTGAAGGGGGCGCTGGACCGCGAACAGCGCGACTCCTACGAGCTGACCCTGAGGGTGCGCGACGGTGGCGACCCACCTCGGTCCTCTCAGGCCATCCTGCGGGTGCTCATCACCGACGTGAACGACAACAGCCCCCGCTTCGAGAAGAGCGTGTATGAGGCTGACCTGGCCGAGAACAGCGCCCCGGGAACCCCCATCCTTCAGCTGCGTGCCGCCGACCTGGACGTGGGGGTCAACGGGCAGATTGAGTACGTGTTCGGGGCTGCTACCGAGTCCGTGCGGCGGCTGCTGCGCCTAGACGAGACGTCCGGCTGGCTCAGTGTCCTGCACCGTATAGACCGCGAGGAAGTGAACCAGCTGCGCTTCACGGTCATGGCCCGCGATCGCGGGCAGCCTCCCAAGACAGACAAAGCCACGGTGGTCCTTAATATCAAGGACGAGAACGACAATGTGCCGTCCATTGAAATCCGCAAGATCGGGCGTATCCCACTCAAGGATGGGGTGGCCAACGTGGCCGAGGACGTTCTGGTGGACACCCCCATCGCCCTGGTGCAGGTGTCTGACCGAGACCAAGGCGAGAATGGAGTGGTCACCTGCACCGTGGTGGGCGACGTGCCTTTCCAGCTCAAGCCGGCCAGTGACACAGAGGGCGACCAGAACAAAAAAAAGTACTTCCTGCACACCTCGGCCCCTTTGGACTAtgagaccaccagggagttcaaCGTGGTCATAGTAGCGGTGGACTCCGGCAGCCCCAGTCTCTCCAGCAACAACTCCCTGATTGTCAAGGTGGGAGACACCAACGACAACCCGCCTGTCTTTGGCCAGTCAGTGGTGGAGGTGTACTTTCCTGAGAACAACATCCCGGGAGAGAGGGTAGCCACGGTGCTGGCTACAGACGCGGACAGTGGGAAAAACGCTGAAATCGCCTACTCGCTGGACTCTTCCGTGATGGGGATCTTTGCCATCGATCCCGATTCTGGGGACATTCTCGTCAATACCGTGCTGGACCGCGAGCAGACTGACAGGTACGAGTTTAAAGTTAACGCCAGAGACAAAGGCATCCCCGTGCTACAGGGCAGCACCACAGTGATTGTTCAGGTGGCTGACAAGAATGACAATGACCCTAAGTTCATGCAGGACGTCTTTACCTTTTATGTGAAAGAAAATTTACAGCCCAACAGCCCCGTGGGAATGGTCACAGTGATGGATGCTGACAAGGGGCGCAATGCAGAGATGAGCCTATACATAGAGGAGAACAGTAACATTTTTTCCATTGAAAATGACACGGGGACTATTTACTCCACGATGTCTTTTGACAGAGAACATCAGACCACATACACTTTCAGAGTCAAAGCTGTGGATGGGGGAGATCCTCCCAGATCTGCTACAGCCACGGTCTCTCTCTTTGTGATGGATGAGAATGACAATGCTCCCACTGTCACCCTTCCCAGAAATATTTCCTACACTTTACTGCCACCTTCAAGTAACGTCAGGACAGTAGTAGCTACAGTGTTGGCAACAGACAGTGATGATGGCATCAATGCAGACCTTAACTACAGCATTGTGGGAGGGAATCCCTTCAAGCTGTTTGAGATTGATTCCACCAGTGGTGTGGTTTCCTTAGTGGGAAAACTCACCCAAAAGCATTATGGCTTGCACAGGTTGGTGGTGCAAGTGAATGACAGTGGGCAGCCTTCCCAGTCTACCACGACTCTGGTGCATGTGTTTGTCAATGAAAGTATTTCTAATGCAACTGTGATTGACTCTCAAATAGCCAGAAGCTTGCACACCCCACTCACCCAGGATATAGCTGGTGACCCAAGCTATGAAATTAGCAAACAGAGACTCAGTATTGTCATTGGGGTGGTTGCTGGAATTATGACTGTGATTCTAATCATCTTAATTGTAGTGATGGCAAGATATTGCCggtccaaaaataaaaatggctatGAAGCCGGCAAAAAAGATCATGAAGACTTTTTTACACCCCAACAGCATGACAAATCTAAAAAACCTAAAAaggacaagaaaaacaaaaaatctaagCAGCCACTCTATAGCAGCATTGTCACTGTAGAAGCTTCTAAACCAAATGGACAGAGGTATGACAGTGTCAATGAGAAGCTGTCAGACAGCCCAAGCATGGGCCGATACCGATCAGTTAATGGTGGGCCTGGCAGTCCTGACCTGGCCAGGCATTACAAATCTAGTTCCCCCTTGCCTACTGTCCAGCTTCACCCccaatcaccaactgcaggaaAAAAACACCAGGCCGTACAAGATCTACCACCAGCTAATACGTTTGTGGGAGCAGGAGACAACATTTCAATTGGATCAGATCACTGCTCTGAGTACAGCTGTCAAACCAATAACAAATACAGCAAACAG
- the PCDH7 gene encoding protocadherin-7 isoform X5, which yields MLRMRTMGWARAWCLGCCLLLPLSLSLAAAKQLLRYRLAEEGPADVRIGNVASDLGIVTGSGEVTFSLESGSEYLKIDNLTGELSTSERRIDREKLPQCQMIFDENECFLDFEVSVIGPSQSWVDLFEGRVIVLDINDNTPTFPSPVLTLTVEENRPVGTLYLLPTATDRDFGRNGIERYELLQEPGGGGGGGGGEGRRAGPADSAPYPGGGGNGGSGGGPGGSKRRLDAPEGGGGTSPGGRSSVFELQVADTPDGEKQPQLIVKGALDREQRDSYELTLRVRDGGDPPRSSQAILRVLITDVNDNSPRFEKSVYEADLAENSAPGTPILQLRAADLDVGVNGQIEYVFGAATESVRRLLRLDETSGWLSVLHRIDREEVNQLRFTVMARDRGQPPKTDKATVVLNIKDENDNVPSIEIRKIGRIPLKDGVANVAEDVLVDTPIALVQVSDRDQGENGVVTCTVVGDVPFQLKPASDTEGDQNKKKYFLHTSAPLDYETTREFNVVIVAVDSGSPSLSSNNSLIVKVGDTNDNPPVFGQSVVEVYFPENNIPGERVATVLATDADSGKNAEIAYSLDSSVMGIFAIDPDSGDILVNTVLDREQTDRYEFKVNARDKGIPVLQGSTTVIVQVADKNDNDPKFMQDVFTFYVKENLQPNSPVGMVTVMDADKGRNAEMSLYIEENSNIFSIENDTGTIYSTMSFDREHQTTYTFRVKAVDGGDPPRSATATVSLFVMDENDNAPTVTLPRNISYTLLPPSSNVRTVVATVLATDSDDGINADLNYSIVGGNPFKLFEIDSTSGVVSLVGKLTQKHYGLHRLVVQVNDSGQPSQSTTTLVHVFVNESISNATVIDSQIARSLHTPLTQDIAGDPSYEISKQRLSIVIGVVAGIMTVILIILIVVMARYCRSKNKNGYEAGKKDHEDFFTPQQHDKSKKPKKDKKNKKSKQPLYSSIVTVEASKPNGQRYDSVNEKLSDSPSMGRYRSVNGGPGSPDLARHYKSSSPLPTVQLHPQSPTAGKKHQAVQDLPPANTFVGAGDNISIGSDHCSEYSCQTNNKYSKQPFRRVTFSVVSQPQDPHQGSLQSCYDSGLEESETPSSKSSSGPRLGALPLPEDNYERTTPDGSVGEAEHMENGVAAITTFPFLPFPHGKTHGRRVLLRPLH from the coding sequence atGCTGAGGATGCGGACCATGGGATGGGCGCGCGCCTGGTGTCTGGGCTGCTGTCTCCTCTTGCCGCTTTCGCTCAGCCTAGCGGCCGCCAAGCAACTCCTCCGGTACCGACTGGCCGAGGAGGGCCCAGCAGACGTCCGCATCGGCAACGTCGCCTCGGACTTGGGCATCGTGACCGGCTCCGGTGAGGTGACTTTCAGCCTCGAGTCGGGCTCAGAGTACCTGAAGATCGACAATCTCACCGGCGAGCTGAGTACGAGCGAGAGGCGCATCGACCGCGAGAAACTGCCCCAGTGTCAGATGATCTTCGACGAGAACGAGTGCTTCTTGGACTTCGAGGTGTCGGTGATCGGGCCCTCGCAGAGCTGGGTGGACCTGTTCGAGGGTCGGGTCATCGTGCTCGACATCAACGACAACACGCCCACCTTCCCGTCACCCGTGCTCACGCTCACGGTGGAGGAGAACCGGCCGGTGGGCACTCTCTACCTGCTGCCCACCGCCACCGACCGCGACTTCGGCCGCAATGGCATTGAGCGCTACGAGCTGCTACAGGAgcccgggggcggcggcggcggcggcggcggcgagggcCGGCGCGCCGGGCCTGCCGACAGCGCCCCCTACCCTGGGGGCGGCGGGAACGGCGGGAGCGGCGGCGGCCCCGGGGGCTCCAAGAGGAGGCTGGACGCTCCAGAAGGCGGCGGCGGGACCAGCCCCGGCGGACGCAGCAGCGTGTTCGAACTGCAGGTGGCCGACACCCCGGATGGCGAAAAGCAGCCGCAACTGATCGTGAAGGGGGCGCTGGACCGCGAACAGCGCGACTCCTACGAGCTGACCCTGAGGGTGCGCGACGGTGGCGACCCACCTCGGTCCTCTCAGGCCATCCTGCGGGTGCTCATCACCGACGTGAACGACAACAGCCCCCGCTTCGAGAAGAGCGTGTATGAGGCTGACCTGGCCGAGAACAGCGCCCCGGGAACCCCCATCCTTCAGCTGCGTGCCGCCGACCTGGACGTGGGGGTCAACGGGCAGATTGAGTACGTGTTCGGGGCTGCTACCGAGTCCGTGCGGCGGCTGCTGCGCCTAGACGAGACGTCCGGCTGGCTCAGTGTCCTGCACCGTATAGACCGCGAGGAAGTGAACCAGCTGCGCTTCACGGTCATGGCCCGCGATCGCGGGCAGCCTCCCAAGACAGACAAAGCCACGGTGGTCCTTAATATCAAGGACGAGAACGACAATGTGCCGTCCATTGAAATCCGCAAGATCGGGCGTATCCCACTCAAGGATGGGGTGGCCAACGTGGCCGAGGACGTTCTGGTGGACACCCCCATCGCCCTGGTGCAGGTGTCTGACCGAGACCAAGGCGAGAATGGAGTGGTCACCTGCACCGTGGTGGGCGACGTGCCTTTCCAGCTCAAGCCGGCCAGTGACACAGAGGGCGACCAGAACAAAAAAAAGTACTTCCTGCACACCTCGGCCCCTTTGGACTAtgagaccaccagggagttcaaCGTGGTCATAGTAGCGGTGGACTCCGGCAGCCCCAGTCTCTCCAGCAACAACTCCCTGATTGTCAAGGTGGGAGACACCAACGACAACCCGCCTGTCTTTGGCCAGTCAGTGGTGGAGGTGTACTTTCCTGAGAACAACATCCCGGGAGAGAGGGTAGCCACGGTGCTGGCTACAGACGCGGACAGTGGGAAAAACGCTGAAATCGCCTACTCGCTGGACTCTTCCGTGATGGGGATCTTTGCCATCGATCCCGATTCTGGGGACATTCTCGTCAATACCGTGCTGGACCGCGAGCAGACTGACAGGTACGAGTTTAAAGTTAACGCCAGAGACAAAGGCATCCCCGTGCTACAGGGCAGCACCACAGTGATTGTTCAGGTGGCTGACAAGAATGACAATGACCCTAAGTTCATGCAGGACGTCTTTACCTTTTATGTGAAAGAAAATTTACAGCCCAACAGCCCCGTGGGAATGGTCACAGTGATGGATGCTGACAAGGGGCGCAATGCAGAGATGAGCCTATACATAGAGGAGAACAGTAACATTTTTTCCATTGAAAATGACACGGGGACTATTTACTCCACGATGTCTTTTGACAGAGAACATCAGACCACATACACTTTCAGAGTCAAAGCTGTGGATGGGGGAGATCCTCCCAGATCTGCTACAGCCACGGTCTCTCTCTTTGTGATGGATGAGAATGACAATGCTCCCACTGTCACCCTTCCCAGAAATATTTCCTACACTTTACTGCCACCTTCAAGTAACGTCAGGACAGTAGTAGCTACAGTGTTGGCAACAGACAGTGATGATGGCATCAATGCAGACCTTAACTACAGCATTGTGGGAGGGAATCCCTTCAAGCTGTTTGAGATTGATTCCACCAGTGGTGTGGTTTCCTTAGTGGGAAAACTCACCCAAAAGCATTATGGCTTGCACAGGTTGGTGGTGCAAGTGAATGACAGTGGGCAGCCTTCCCAGTCTACCACGACTCTGGTGCATGTGTTTGTCAATGAAAGTATTTCTAATGCAACTGTGATTGACTCTCAAATAGCCAGAAGCTTGCACACCCCACTCACCCAGGATATAGCTGGTGACCCAAGCTATGAAATTAGCAAACAGAGACTCAGTATTGTCATTGGGGTGGTTGCTGGAATTATGACTGTGATTCTAATCATCTTAATTGTAGTGATGGCAAGATATTGCCggtccaaaaataaaaatggctatGAAGCCGGCAAAAAAGATCATGAAGACTTTTTTACACCCCAACAGCATGACAAATCTAAAAAACCTAAAAaggacaagaaaaacaaaaaatctaagCAGCCACTCTATAGCAGCATTGTCACTGTAGAAGCTTCTAAACCAAATGGACAGAGGTATGACAGTGTCAATGAGAAGCTGTCAGACAGCCCAAGCATGGGCCGATACCGATCAGTTAATGGTGGGCCTGGCAGTCCTGACCTGGCCAGGCATTACAAATCTAGTTCCCCCTTGCCTACTGTCCAGCTTCACCCccaatcaccaactgcaggaaAAAAACACCAGGCCGTACAAGATCTACCACCAGCTAATACGTTTGTGGGAGCAGGAGACAACATTTCAATTGGATCAGATCACTGCTCTGAGTACAGCTGTCAAACCAATAACAAATACAGCAAACAG